In the Paenibacillus pabuli genome, one interval contains:
- a CDS encoding HAD-IA family hydrolase, which produces MENKPQLVLDLAGVLITNLSASFWQELAGHAGTTFTIFIEQLSAIRKDLWTGQLKEEQFWIWLQSQYPKVDKTYAYDLLKRTTETLPAMNYLERWSQHADIHLLSNHCHEWVKPILLTIEKYTKSITISNQVGFCKPHREIYEIVQSHMDFSTRIIFVDDQMKNLKPAVDLGWETMLVDEQHYWIEHLDNILTIRA; this is translated from the coding sequence ATGGAAAATAAACCTCAGCTTGTGTTGGACTTAGCGGGAGTTCTGATTACGAACCTGTCCGCTTCATTTTGGCAAGAGCTTGCAGGTCATGCAGGCACGACTTTTACTATATTCATCGAACAACTGAGCGCTATTCGGAAAGACCTCTGGACAGGACAATTGAAAGAGGAACAATTCTGGATCTGGCTGCAATCGCAATACCCCAAGGTCGATAAAACCTATGCTTATGATTTGCTGAAGCGCACGACAGAAACATTACCTGCGATGAATTATCTTGAACGATGGAGTCAGCACGCTGATATACATCTGCTAAGTAATCATTGCCATGAGTGGGTTAAACCGATATTGCTGACGATCGAAAAGTACACGAAGAGCATTACCATTTCGAATCAGGTCGGATTCTGCAAACCTCATAGGGAAATTTATGAAATTGTACAATCTCATATGGACTTTAGCACTCGTATTATATTTGTAGATGATCAAATGAAAAACCTGAAGCCTGCTGTTGATCTAGGTTGGGAAACAATGCTTGTAGATGAGCAACATTATTGGATTGAGCATTTGGACAATATACTTACCATACGAGCTTAG
- a CDS encoding DUF6376 family protein: MILRKRRQTLFMAGFIAASVSIISACSVVEQANESLNYVSGATNYIEQVSSAGAELQQLASEAVNNPQITEQIQTKIDQIQAEASEFSQLTAPAIGESIHENLVSYNNQLTEVVDRFETTIAEQGFTAENWEKTGIPELINNINNLKDPLSGLGN, from the coding sequence ATGATTTTACGTAAACGAAGGCAAACGCTGTTCATGGCAGGCTTTATTGCTGCAAGTGTTTCTATCATTTCGGCTTGTTCTGTTGTAGAGCAGGCAAACGAAAGTTTGAACTACGTCAGCGGAGCAACGAACTATATCGAGCAGGTTTCCAGTGCTGGCGCAGAACTTCAGCAGCTTGCATCGGAAGCCGTAAACAATCCTCAGATAACCGAGCAGATCCAGACGAAAATTGATCAGATCCAAGCGGAAGCGAGTGAATTCTCGCAGCTTACCGCACCGGCCATCGGTGAGAGCATTCATGAAAATTTGGTCAGCTACAACAATCAGTTAACCGAAGTCGTGGATCGTTTCGAGACCACCATAGCAGAGCAGGGCTTTACGGCGGAGAACTGGGAAAAGACCGGAATTCCGGAACTGATTAATAATATCAATAATTTAAAAGATCCGTTAAGCGGACTAGGAAATTAA
- a CDS encoding GNAT family N-acetyltransferase: MREMDYSHYFWQDEQIRLRALREEDWEAHYYNRFDTPARRLLECAVELPPTFAEAKHFTETFSNFSIAHGRIMFSIEDLHGEYVGGANINSIDEKNGTFSIGIQVDRDHRDRGVGTRAIRILLKYAFFERRLNKFNDYVLEGNEPSAAMMRKLGCVQEGVRRKVIYTNGKYLDLILFGLTKDEFVEKEGLA; encoded by the coding sequence ATGAGAGAGATGGACTATAGCCATTACTTTTGGCAGGACGAGCAGATCAGGCTGCGTGCTCTGCGCGAGGAAGATTGGGAAGCTCATTATTATAACCGTTTTGATACACCTGCTCGTCGTCTGCTGGAATGTGCAGTGGAACTGCCGCCGACGTTTGCCGAAGCCAAACATTTTACAGAGACATTCTCCAATTTCTCCATTGCGCACGGACGTATCATGTTCTCGATTGAGGATTTGCATGGAGAGTACGTTGGCGGCGCTAACATCAACAGTATAGATGAAAAGAACGGCACATTTAGTATTGGCATACAGGTCGATCGGGATCATCGGGACAGAGGGGTTGGAACGCGAGCCATTCGGATTCTGCTGAAGTATGCCTTCTTCGAGAGAAGACTCAACAAATTTAACGATTATGTCCTTGAAGGGAATGAGCCTTCAGCAGCCATGATGAGAAAGCTCGGTTGCGTTCAGGAAGGTGTACGAAGAAAGGTCATTTATACGAACGGTAAGTACCTTGACCTGATCCTTTTTGGATTGACCAAGGATGAGTTCGTAGAGAAGGAGGGACTTGCATGA
- a CDS encoding sugar phosphate nucleotidyltransferase → MTLSHSPRRWKGLFGIIDSEGAEDRVHRITNLVEKPAMEEAPSRTAVMGRYILKPSIFPILDQIERGAGEEYQLTDALKEVSQIEELLALELEGRRYDIGNQFGYIHAILEIGLMRKELEQVLSPYLKQLATQWG, encoded by the coding sequence ATAACCCTTTCTCATTCTCCAAGGAGATGGAAAGGGTTATTTGGGATTATCGATTCAGAGGGGGCGGAGGACCGGGTTCATCGGATTACCAATCTCGTGGAGAAGCCTGCAATGGAGGAGGCACCATCGAGAACTGCCGTGATGGGCCGTTATATTCTGAAACCGTCCATATTTCCCATTTTGGATCAGATCGAGAGGGGCGCAGGAGAAGAATATCAATTAACGGATGCGTTAAAAGAAGTGAGCCAGATAGAGGAGCTGCTCGCTCTTGAGCTTGAGGGCCGCCGTTATGATATTGGCAATCAGTTCGGTTACATTCATGCTATTCTGGAGATTGGACTCATGCGCAAGGAGCTGGAGCAGGTACTATCCCCATACCTCAAGCAGCTTGCGACGCAGTGGGGGTAA
- a CDS encoding polyprenyl synthetase family protein: protein MNNALIDHAEAGYQLAEHKAAEYFTTLHEQLVNNTYTTVLTQDIHLWQKKHIHRFSWLPLISRSKRKPDSRDVYRYIHWLNVTGKLDDYLDRSISYIYMRDLGKALDAPETQARIQRVAQDTKKYFMRTDGAKRKEQPDFISLAALYRWAQKENVETAVIWLIQKLKNVASNIPKELDAEQAQRKLIKIILGVVLHVNDELDETTPIPERSKRFDAAIRLGYSYGLTYPFIDDLLDSQALTTQEKGQYSLMIREALLTGIVPDIGEWDGENQDVIRYVHSELREAFEYIKNYQRPEMQRTFFEQSYVFFQSQELDRAKKLTNANYTNEELYIPIIIKSSSSRLIVRSVLSASEDEGFDLRTFYYGIYNQLADDFADMFDDMEEGAVTPYTYYLKYRDLRPDLINPYELYWTVISHLIHGVYDSDAKTREVILDRAINGLKRSRERLGPVKYNEIMDIFASDQPEFNHLIQQMVRKADDVDFLDKLLRDQVIVHLQNDKKEKEDFIQTVRTVREQINMEIQISKPNDIPEMKETLIEAANYSLQGSGKRLRPILTWVMGVREYGLTEASIVPLLRSLEYMHTASLIFDDLPTQDNASTRRGRSTLHQVHNSATAELTGLFLIQKAIGEQSSLSQFDSATVLSLIRYSAEKAEDMCMGQAMDLSSKGKALTLEQLNMICFYKTGIAFEAALVMPAILAQVKDSEIASLKKFAYHAGIAFQIKDDLLDLEGDNLVLGKPAGQDVRNNNSTFVSILGENGAKKAMWEHYCLATDALAEMPKRIPFLKHLLDYIVGREH, encoded by the coding sequence ATGAATAACGCACTTATAGATCATGCCGAGGCAGGATATCAGTTAGCCGAGCATAAGGCAGCCGAGTATTTTACAACTCTTCATGAGCAGCTAGTAAATAATACTTATACAACGGTTCTTACACAGGATATTCATCTATGGCAAAAGAAACACATTCATCGATTTTCATGGTTACCCTTGATATCACGAAGCAAAAGAAAACCCGATTCCCGGGATGTGTATAGATATATCCACTGGCTTAACGTAACAGGTAAACTGGATGATTACCTGGATCGCAGTATCTCCTATATTTACATGAGAGATCTTGGCAAGGCGCTGGATGCGCCCGAGACGCAGGCCCGCATACAGCGTGTTGCGCAAGATACGAAGAAGTACTTCATGCGTACGGATGGAGCCAAGCGTAAAGAACAGCCCGATTTTATCAGCTTGGCGGCACTGTATCGCTGGGCTCAGAAGGAAAACGTGGAAACTGCCGTAATCTGGCTGATTCAGAAACTTAAGAACGTCGCTTCAAATATTCCGAAGGAGTTGGACGCAGAGCAGGCACAACGCAAGCTTATTAAGATCATTCTTGGTGTTGTTCTGCATGTGAATGATGAATTGGATGAGACGACGCCCATCCCGGAACGCTCGAAGAGATTTGATGCAGCCATCAGATTGGGGTATTCATACGGGTTAACCTATCCATTTATTGACGACCTGTTGGATTCACAGGCACTGACTACGCAGGAGAAGGGACAGTATTCCCTGATGATTCGGGAGGCACTGCTCACAGGAATTGTACCTGACATTGGTGAGTGGGACGGAGAGAACCAGGACGTCATTCGGTATGTTCACTCGGAGCTGCGGGAGGCATTTGAATATATCAAGAATTATCAGCGTCCTGAGATGCAGCGAACCTTTTTCGAGCAATCCTATGTGTTTTTTCAATCCCAGGAGCTGGACCGGGCGAAGAAACTCACCAATGCGAACTATACCAATGAAGAGCTCTATATCCCAATTATTATCAAGTCATCTTCATCGAGGCTCATCGTTCGTTCCGTTCTGAGCGCTTCAGAGGATGAAGGCTTTGATCTCCGCACGTTCTATTATGGCATTTACAATCAACTGGCAGATGATTTTGCTGATATGTTTGACGACATGGAAGAGGGGGCAGTGACCCCATATACGTATTATTTGAAGTACCGGGATCTGCGTCCTGATTTAATTAATCCGTATGAGCTGTACTGGACAGTAATCTCTCACTTGATCCATGGCGTATATGATTCGGATGCGAAGACACGTGAAGTCATATTGGATCGTGCAATTAACGGCCTTAAGCGCAGCAGGGAACGACTGGGCCCAGTGAAATATAATGAAATTATGGACATCTTTGCTTCGGACCAGCCCGAATTTAACCATCTCATTCAACAAATGGTTCGAAAAGCGGATGACGTGGATTTTCTCGATAAGTTGCTTAGAGATCAGGTTATTGTCCATCTGCAAAATGACAAAAAGGAAAAAGAAGATTTTATTCAAACCGTTCGAACGGTTCGTGAGCAGATTAACATGGAAATTCAAATTTCCAAACCGAATGATATTCCGGAAATGAAAGAAACGCTGATTGAAGCAGCCAATTACAGCCTGCAGGGGAGCGGTAAGCGGCTGAGGCCCATTTTAACCTGGGTTATGGGTGTGCGAGAGTATGGGCTGACAGAAGCGTCGATCGTTCCGCTATTAAGATCACTGGAATATATGCATACCGCTTCCCTCATTTTTGATGATCTGCCCACACAGGATAATGCTTCAACCAGGCGGGGGCGTTCAACCTTGCATCAGGTGCATAACAGTGCCACAGCTGAATTGACAGGTCTATTTCTTATCCAGAAAGCCATTGGAGAACAATCCTCACTCAGTCAATTCGATTCCGCAACGGTGCTGAGCCTGATTCGATATTCGGCTGAAAAAGCTGAAGACATGTGTATGGGGCAGGCAATGGACCTGAGCTCCAAAGGGAAAGCATTGACATTGGAGCAGTTGAATATGATCTGTTTCTACAAAACAGGCATTGCCTTTGAGGCAGCACTCGTCATGCCAGCTATTCTGGCACAGGTCAAGGATTCGGAAATCGCCTCCTTGAAGAAATTTGCCTATCATGCGGGCATCGCTTTTCAAATCAAGGATGACCTGCTGGATCTCGAAGGGGATAATCTTGTGCTTGGCAAACCAGCCGGGCAGGATGTACGCAACAACAATTCAACCTTCGTTTCCATACTTGGGGAGAATGGAGCGAAAAAGGCAATGTGGGAACATTATTGTCTCGCAACCGATGCACTTGCCGAAATGCCGAAGCGTATTCCTTTTCTGAAGCATCTGTTGGATTATATTGTTGGGCGCGAGCACTGA
- a CDS encoding bile acid:sodium symporter family protein, with amino-acid sequence MLQALNQRLNRIMPLITPISIIIGVLCGTFLSSYTFLSPWLFAFMTFAGSISLGFRDFLNVLKKPFPLFVCLFILHLAMPLIALGMGHLIFPMDAYTITGLVLAAVIPTGVSSFIWVSIYRGNIALTLSIILIDTMLAPFVVPGVLSLLIGTSVTLDMGAIMSSLFWMIVVPSLVGMLLNEWTKGAIVPVWGPRLNPFSKLFMAVVVAINGSVVAPYLADFNWRLAGLAAIIIFLASFGYALSYFIARLLGWSEADQVALVFNGGMRNISAGAVLAVSYFPPPVAVPVVLGMVFQQMLASLTGYLLGRHSQLLQNADKTSAA; translated from the coding sequence ATGCTTCAGGCTTTGAATCAGCGCTTGAACCGCATCATGCCACTGATTACTCCAATCAGCATTATCATTGGCGTACTTTGCGGAACTTTTCTTTCTTCGTATACTTTTTTATCACCCTGGCTTTTTGCATTTATGACGTTCGCAGGAAGCATCAGTCTCGGATTTAGGGATTTTCTGAATGTTCTGAAAAAGCCTTTTCCCCTGTTTGTTTGTCTGTTCATATTGCATTTGGCGATGCCTCTGATCGCACTGGGTATGGGACATCTGATTTTTCCGATGGACGCTTATACGATAACCGGACTTGTTCTAGCAGCCGTGATTCCGACAGGTGTAAGCAGCTTCATCTGGGTTAGCATTTACCGCGGCAATATCGCTCTAACGTTATCCATTATCCTGATCGATACCATGCTGGCCCCATTTGTCGTTCCGGGTGTTCTTTCACTGCTGATCGGGACCAGCGTTACGCTGGATATGGGAGCTATTATGAGCAGTCTGTTTTGGATGATCGTCGTGCCATCTTTGGTCGGCATGCTGCTGAATGAATGGACCAAAGGAGCCATTGTTCCGGTGTGGGGACCAAGACTCAATCCATTCTCCAAGTTGTTTATGGCAGTAGTTGTTGCTATTAATGGATCGGTTGTTGCTCCTTATCTCGCCGATTTCAACTGGAGACTGGCAGGTCTTGCGGCGATCATCATTTTCCTGGCTTCCTTTGGCTATGCACTTAGTTATTTCATTGCAAGATTGCTGGGCTGGAGTGAGGCTGACCAAGTGGCACTCGTTTTCAATGGAGGCATGCGCAATATCAGCGCGGGAGCGGTGCTTGCTGTATCCTATTTCCCACCTCCCGTCGCTGTGCCAGTTGTTCTCGGGATGGTTTTCCAGCAAATGCTGGCTTCCCTGACGGGCTATCTGCTCGGACGTCACTCGCAGCTGCTGCAAAATGCAGATAAAACGTCAGCAGCCTAA
- the asd gene encoding aspartate-semialdehyde dehydrogenase, with translation MTAKLKVGIVGGTGMVGQRFVDLLNGHPWFEVTAISASANSAGKTYEESVQGRWKLAVPIPEAVKKIVVQDASQVEAFASQVDFIFCAVDMKKNEIQALEEAYAKTGTPVVSNNSAHRWTADVPMVIPEINPGHLEVIEAQRKRLGTQTGFIAVKPNCSIQSYVPALHALREFNPTQVVASTYQAISGAGKNFTDWPEMLDNVIPYIGGEEEKSEQEPLRIWGSVQNNEIVKASSPLITTQCIRVPVTDGHLATVFVNFEKKPSKDEILERWLQFKGRPQELELPSAPKQFITYFEEENRPQTKLDRDIERGMGVSTGRLREDSLYDYKFVGLSHNTLRGAAGGAVLIAELLKAEGYIQPK, from the coding sequence ATGACAGCAAAATTGAAAGTCGGTATTGTCGGAGGAACAGGGATGGTAGGCCAGCGTTTTGTAGATCTGCTGAATGGTCATCCATGGTTTGAAGTAACAGCTATTTCGGCAAGTGCCAACTCGGCAGGCAAAACATACGAAGAATCGGTTCAAGGCAGATGGAAACTGGCTGTTCCCATCCCTGAAGCGGTGAAAAAAATCGTAGTACAGGATGCTTCTCAGGTCGAAGCGTTCGCGAGCCAGGTTGATTTTATTTTCTGTGCCGTAGATATGAAAAAAAATGAGATTCAAGCACTGGAAGAAGCTTACGCCAAAACGGGCACTCCGGTTGTCTCCAACAACTCGGCTCACCGCTGGACTGCCGATGTACCTATGGTCATTCCAGAGATCAACCCAGGGCACTTGGAAGTGATTGAAGCACAGCGTAAACGTCTGGGCACCCAAACCGGATTCATCGCAGTTAAACCAAACTGCTCCATCCAGAGCTATGTACCAGCACTGCATGCGCTCCGTGAGTTCAACCCGACTCAAGTGGTTGCTTCCACGTACCAAGCCATTTCAGGAGCAGGGAAAAACTTCACAGACTGGCCTGAAATGCTGGATAACGTGATTCCATACATTGGTGGCGAAGAAGAGAAGAGTGAGCAGGAACCACTCCGCATCTGGGGAAGCGTGCAAAACAATGAGATTGTGAAAGCTTCGTCTCCACTCATCACGACGCAATGTATCCGTGTTCCGGTAACGGATGGGCATCTGGCTACGGTATTTGTCAACTTTGAGAAAAAACCTTCCAAAGATGAAATTCTGGAGCGTTGGTTGCAATTCAAAGGGCGTCCGCAAGAGCTGGAACTGCCAAGTGCACCGAAACAGTTTATTACGTATTTCGAGGAAGAAAACAGACCGCAAACGAAGCTCGATCGCGACATTGAGCGTGGAATGGGCGTATCAACAGGCAGACTGCGTGAAGACTCCCTGTATGATTACAAATTCGTCGGACTGTCTCATAACACATTGCGCGGTGCTGCAGGCGGCGCTGTCCTGATTGCTGAGCTGCTCAAAGCGGAAGGATACATTCAACCGAAATAA
- a CDS encoding sulfite exporter TauE/SafE family protein: MDVLLFIIMFILGLVGSFFSGLLGIGGAIINYPLLLYVPSLMGLEPFTAHEVSAISMFQVFFASLAGVVAFQRKKKKARDGHALVNRALVAYMGTSILIGSLIGGIISGHLDGDVINLIYGILAIIAIVLMLIPGRGTEDYSDVVEFNRWIAAGAAFAVGIVSGIVGAGGAFIMIPIMLTVLRIPTRTTIASSLAIVFISAIGGVIGKISGGDIPIEPVIYTVMGSLIGASLGSRVSSMINVSVLRYGLIVLIAVTAVKVWASIL, translated from the coding sequence ATGGATGTTCTGCTTTTTATCATCATGTTTATACTGGGTCTGGTCGGTTCCTTCTTCTCCGGTTTACTGGGTATTGGTGGAGCTATTATTAACTACCCGCTGCTGCTGTATGTTCCCTCACTAATGGGACTCGAGCCATTTACTGCACATGAGGTTTCGGCCATCAGCATGTTTCAGGTATTCTTTGCCTCATTGGCAGGTGTAGTTGCATTTCAGAGAAAGAAGAAGAAGGCAAGAGATGGTCACGCTCTGGTGAATAGAGCGCTTGTGGCTTACATGGGCACCAGCATTCTCATCGGCAGCCTGATCGGAGGTATCATATCCGGTCATCTGGATGGAGATGTCATTAACTTGATCTACGGCATATTGGCGATTATAGCGATTGTCCTCATGTTGATTCCAGGAAGAGGTACAGAAGATTATTCTGATGTTGTGGAATTTAATCGATGGATTGCTGCTGGCGCGGCCTTTGCAGTGGGCATTGTCTCGGGTATTGTTGGCGCAGGCGGTGCATTCATTATGATTCCGATCATGTTGACGGTGCTCCGTATTCCTACGAGAACAACGATTGCCTCGTCCCTGGCCATCGTGTTTATATCCGCGATTGGTGGAGTAATTGGAAAAATCAGTGGCGGAGACATTCCGATCGAGCCAGTCATCTATACCGTTATGGGGAGTCTGATTGGGGCGTCACTTGGTTCGAGGGTCAGTTCAATGATTAATGTAAGTGTACTCCGTTATGGTTTAATTGTTCTCATTGCCGTGACAGCCGTGAAAGTGTGGGCTTCTATTCTATAA
- a CDS encoding VOC family protein, with protein MGTVFIPVRDVERARDWYCDILGLPADGEILFGHLYIVPMNGTRIVLDSKIYAEEHTFKTPAFHFDTEDIEEAYAFMQSKDVNITTPIEHDHWFNFQDPDGNMLMVCKC; from the coding sequence ATCGGCACAGTATTTATACCCGTCCGTGACGTTGAGCGCGCGAGAGATTGGTATTGTGACATCTTGGGCTTGCCTGCGGATGGCGAAATACTGTTTGGGCACTTATACATCGTTCCGATGAATGGAACACGGATTGTGCTGGATAGCAAAATTTATGCTGAGGAGCATACGTTCAAAACGCCGGCATTCCATTTTGATACGGAAGATATTGAGGAAGCCTATGCGTTCATGCAATCCAAGGATGTTAATATAACGACACCCATTGAGCATGATCACTGGTTCAACTTTCAGGATCCGGATGGAAACATGTTAATGGTGTGCAAGTGTTAG